Proteins found in one Anabas testudineus chromosome 1, fAnaTes1.2, whole genome shotgun sequence genomic segment:
- the syce2 gene encoding synaptonemal complex central element protein 2 isoform X1 codes for MDFFLEDLTSPASPNNGHEDQHLAENTDSGSLREKSSSGSMTELQEQHSSSSIDVISKRAQELVEKINNSRASNQKVMDSFQENLLAKVTETCLLMKEHMYTVYEDNGNEMQVKLQELSEVLESCTKLNNELLEANRALASLREGLAVSQTSESQ; via the exons ATGGATTTTTTCTTAGAAGACCTAACTTCACCAGCCTCTCCCAACAATGGACATGAAGATCAACACCTG gcagaaaacacagacagtggttCATTAAGAGAGAAGTCTTCAAGTGGGAGCATGACAGAGCTTCAAGAGCAGCATAGCAG CTCAAGCATAGATGTCATCAGCAAACGAGCGCAGGAACTGGTAGAAAAGATTAACAACAGCCGTGCCAGCAACCAGAAGGTGATGGACAGCTTTCAGGAGAACTTATTGGCAAAG GTGACAGAGACGTGCCTGCTGATGAAGGAGCACATGTACACCGTCTATGAAGACAACGGTAATGAGATGCAGGTTAAGCTGCAGGAGCTGTCTGAGGTGCTTGAGAGCTGTACTAAGCTCAATAATGAGCTCCTGGAGGCCAACCGTGCCCTGGCAAGTCTCAGAGAGGGTCTGGCCGTTAGCCAGACATCAGAATCCCAATAA
- the acp5a gene encoding LOW QUALITY PROTEIN: tartrate-resistant acid phosphatase type 5a (The sequence of the model RefSeq protein was modified relative to this genomic sequence to represent the inferred CDS: deleted 1 base in 1 codon), whose translation MALTLLSILIAALSVAYCYPTAYQDLAKTNKNRTSIKFLAVGDWGGLPYAPYVTAVQRATAREMGIVADQMGADFILALGDNFYYKGVDSVDSPRFKDTFEAVFTAKSLQVPWYVIAGNHDHAGNVKAQIDYSQRSDRWKFPSYYYELNFHIPNTGKTLTIIMLDTVMLCGNSLDYADEKPRGPVSLVAANRQLTWLQERLARSKADFLLVAGHYPVWSVSEHGPTQCLLHNLNPLLKKYKATAYLCGHDHNLQYIEESDIGYVVSGAGNFLDPDTRHWNNVPKGSVKFFTGQASTLGGFIHAEVTKNKMTVTFFQAKGTSLYRTVLSQREFN comes from the exons ATGGCACTCACACTGCTATCCATCCTAATTGCTGCCCTCTCTGTGGCCTATTGCTATCCTACTGCCTATCAAGACCTGGCAAAAACTAACA AGAACAGAACCTCCATTAAGTTCCTGGCTGTAGGGGACTGGGGCGGATTGCCTTATGCCCCTTATGTCACTGCTGTGCAGAGAGCTACTGCTCGAGAAATGGGCATCGTAGCAGACCAGATGGGTGCTGACTTTATTCTGGCCCTCGGTGATAACTTTTACTACAAAGGTGTGGACAGTGTGGATTCTCCTCGGTTTAAG GATACCTTTGAGGCTGTATTTACTGCAAAGTCCCTCCAAGTCCCCTGGTACGTGATTGCAGGCAATCATGACCATGCAGGGAATGTTAAAGCCCAGATCGACTACAGCCAGAGATCTGACAGATG GAAATTCCCGTCCTATTATTACGAGCTGAACTTCCACATTCCCAACACTGGCAAGACTCTGACCATAATCATGCTCGACACTGTAATGCTGTGCGGCAACTCCCTCGACTACGCAGACGAGAAGCCTAGAGGACCTGTGAGTTTGGTGGCTGCAAACAGGCAGCTGACCTGGTTGCAGGAGAGACTGGCTCGGTCCAAGGCAGACTTTCTGTTGGTAGCAGGCCACTATCCTGTGTGGTCTGTGTCTGAACAT GGCCCCACACAGTGTCTGCTGCACAACCTTAATCCCCTTCTCAAAAAATACAAGGCCACCGCCTACCTCTGCGGCCATGACCACAATCTGCAG TATATAGAAGAGTCTGATATCGGCTATGTGGTGAGTGGTGCTGGAAACTTCCTGGATCCTGACACCCGTCACTGGAACAATGTTCCCAAAGGTTCTGTGAAGTTCTTTACTGGCCAAGCATCAACTCTGGGAGGCTTCATCCATGCAGAAGtcacaaagaacaaaatgacGGTGACCTTCTTCCAGGCTAAAGGCACTTCTCTCTATCGTACAGTCCTCTCTCAAAGGGAATTTAATTAA
- the syce2 gene encoding synaptonemal complex central element protein 2 isoform X2, which yields MTELQEQHSSSSIDVISKRAQELVEKINNSRASNQKVMDSFQENLLAKVTETCLLMKEHMYTVYEDNGNEMQVKLQELSEVLESCTKLNNELLEANRALASLREGLAVSQTSESQ from the exons ATGACAGAGCTTCAAGAGCAGCATAGCAG CTCAAGCATAGATGTCATCAGCAAACGAGCGCAGGAACTGGTAGAAAAGATTAACAACAGCCGTGCCAGCAACCAGAAGGTGATGGACAGCTTTCAGGAGAACTTATTGGCAAAG GTGACAGAGACGTGCCTGCTGATGAAGGAGCACATGTACACCGTCTATGAAGACAACGGTAATGAGATGCAGGTTAAGCTGCAGGAGCTGTCTGAGGTGCTTGAGAGCTGTACTAAGCTCAATAATGAGCTCCTGGAGGCCAACCGTGCCCTGGCAAGTCTCAGAGAGGGTCTGGCCGTTAGCCAGACATCAGAATCCCAATAA